One window of the Planktothrix sp. FACHB-1365 genome contains the following:
- a CDS encoding FAD/NAD(P)-binding oxidoreductase yields MSSTNLQASNSDTTPHTARHQIVIVGGGAGGITVAAQLMRKDSSLDIAIIEPSEKHYYQPAWTLVGGGVYNIEDTIKDEKDCIPPGVKWIKAYADQFEPENNLVITQDGQRIQYQYLVVCPGIQIDWHLVEGLKDAIGKNGVTSNYSLEYAPYTWELLKNFKGGTAIFTFPSTPIKCGGAPQKIMYLADDTFRNNGVREKSQVMYCTAVGKMFPIPGYCEALEKVVERRNIDVKYQHNLKAIKPETQEAIFTVNGAEEIRIKYDLIHVTPPMSPPDFIKNSPLAVQPGGWVDVNKTTLQHNVYPNVFALGDASSLPTSKTAAAIRKQAPALVENLYSLIQSQKLTGSYDGYTCCPLITGYGKTIMAEFTYECKPDSSFPFDPTQERYSMWLAKRYILPWLYWNRMLKGAPFEADRLKPLKG; encoded by the coding sequence ATGTCAAGTACAAACCTACAAGCCTCAAATTCCGATACAACACCTCATACAGCCCGCCATCAAATTGTGATTGTTGGGGGAGGAGCCGGAGGAATTACCGTCGCCGCCCAACTGATGCGGAAAGATTCCAGCCTGGATATTGCCATTATTGAACCCTCCGAAAAACATTATTATCAACCCGCTTGGACGTTAGTGGGTGGGGGTGTTTATAATATTGAAGATACGATTAAAGACGAAAAAGACTGTATTCCCCCCGGTGTCAAGTGGATTAAAGCTTATGCGGATCAATTTGAACCGGAAAATAATTTAGTCATTACCCAAGATGGGCAGCGCATTCAGTATCAATACTTAGTGGTTTGTCCAGGGATTCAAATTGATTGGCATTTAGTCGAAGGATTAAAAGATGCCATTGGTAAAAATGGAGTCACAAGTAATTATTCCTTAGAATACGCGCCTTATACTTGGGAATTGTTAAAGAATTTTAAAGGGGGAACGGCAATTTTTACCTTTCCATCCACACCGATTAAATGTGGAGGAGCACCCCAAAAGATTATGTATTTAGCGGATGATACCTTCCGCAACAATGGGGTACGGGAAAAAAGCCAGGTTATGTATTGTACAGCCGTTGGTAAAATGTTCCCCATTCCGGGCTATTGTGAAGCCTTAGAAAAAGTTGTGGAACGTCGTAATATTGATGTTAAGTATCAACATAATCTCAAAGCGATTAAACCGGAAACCCAAGAAGCAATTTTTACTGTAAACGGTGCGGAAGAAATCAGGATTAAATATGATTTGATTCACGTCACGCCACCCATGAGTCCCCCAGATTTTATTAAAAATAGTCCCTTAGCAGTACAACCAGGGGGATGGGTAGATGTGAATAAAACAACGTTACAGCATAATGTTTATCCGAATGTATTTGCATTAGGAGATGCGTCTTCCCTACCGACTTCTAAAACCGCAGCAGCAATTCGGAAACAAGCCCCTGCATTAGTAGAAAACCTCTACAGTTTAATTCAGTCTCAAAAACTAACAGGAAGTTATGATGGTTATACCTGCTGTCCGTTAATTACGGGTTATGGAAAAACGATTATGGCGGAGTTTACCTACGAGTGTAAACCCGACTCTAGTTTTCCCTTTGACCCCACACAAGAACGTTATAGTATGTGGTTAGCCAAGCGTTATATTTTACCTTGGTTATATTGGAATCGGATGTTAAAAGGTGCCCCCTTTGAGGCAGACCGTTTGAAGCCGTTGAAAGGTTAA
- a CDS encoding AAA family ATPase — MTELFKGFEQLVELAKTLEEKLEKGEIKTEVQFSSRPLSNIPRSGGIPRPGGIPRTSSSGGGDFEVNRSRSSSPSDSGFEDTMTPPEEATTPSLKDVGGLTEVLKELKELIAIPLKRPDLLAKLGLEPTRGVLMVGPPGTGKTLTARALAEELGVNYIALVGPEVMSKYYGEAEQRLRGIFEKASKNAPCIVFIDEIDSMAPDRSKVEGEVEKRLVAQLLSLMDGFSQAQGVIVLAATNRPDHLDPALRRPGRFDREVQFRVPDRNGRLEILQILTRSMPLDESVSLALIADNAVGFVGSDLKAVCQKAAYSALRRQVPTIESKIPEIMTVIQTDFLQALKEVKPAVLRSVEVESPHIAWDNIGGLEQIKQTLQESVEGALLHPQLYMQTKAQAPKGILLWGPPGTGKTLLAKAVASQARANFISINGPELLSKWVGASEQAVRELFAKARQAAPCVVFIDEIDTLAPARGRYSGDSGVSDRVVGQILTELDGLQTGATILVIGATNRPDALDPALLRAGRLDLQLKVDLPSASSRLAILQVHNDERPLQEVDLAYWAEATEGWNGADLALLCNQAALVAIRRYRHQGMTDPTEIRITTGDFNAAYQVLVEQRAT; from the coding sequence ATGACAGAGTTATTCAAAGGTTTTGAGCAATTAGTCGAACTGGCGAAAACCTTAGAAGAAAAACTTGAAAAAGGAGAAATTAAAACTGAAGTGCAGTTTAGTTCTCGTCCCTTGAGTAATATTCCCCGTTCTGGTGGGATTCCCCGTCCAGGCGGCATTCCCCGCACGAGCAGTTCTGGTGGGGGTGATTTTGAGGTCAATCGCAGTCGCTCATCTTCCCCCTCAGATTCAGGATTTGAAGACACTATGACACCCCCAGAAGAAGCTACCACCCCTTCCCTTAAAGACGTTGGCGGATTGACAGAAGTTCTCAAAGAACTCAAAGAACTGATTGCCATTCCCCTAAAACGCCCCGACTTATTAGCGAAATTAGGACTCGAACCCACGCGCGGCGTTCTGATGGTTGGCCCCCCTGGAACAGGTAAAACCCTGACCGCCCGTGCCCTGGCTGAAGAACTCGGTGTTAACTATATTGCCTTAGTCGGGCCAGAGGTGATGAGCAAATATTATGGGGAAGCCGAACAACGACTGCGAGGAATTTTTGAGAAGGCCAGTAAAAATGCGCCTTGTATCGTTTTTATTGACGAAATTGATAGCATGGCTCCCGACCGCAGCAAAGTGGAAGGGGAAGTGGAAAAACGACTGGTTGCCCAACTGCTGAGTTTAATGGATGGCTTTTCCCAAGCTCAAGGGGTGATTGTTCTTGCCGCCACGAACCGCCCCGACCATCTTGATCCCGCCTTACGTCGCCCCGGACGGTTTGACCGAGAAGTGCAGTTTCGGGTTCCTGACCGCAATGGACGTTTAGAAATTCTCCAGATTCTCACCCGTTCCATGCCCTTAGATGAATCGGTTTCCTTAGCGTTGATTGCGGATAATGCCGTGGGATTTGTGGGGTCAGATTTAAAAGCAGTTTGCCAGAAAGCGGCCTATAGTGCTTTGCGCCGTCAGGTTCCGACGATTGAATCCAAAATTCCAGAAATCATGACGGTGATTCAGACCGACTTTTTGCAAGCCCTCAAGGAAGTTAAACCTGCGGTGTTGCGGTCTGTGGAAGTGGAATCTCCCCATATCGCTTGGGACAATATTGGCGGACTTGAACAAATTAAACAAACCCTACAGGAATCTGTGGAAGGGGCTTTACTCCATCCCCAATTATATATGCAAACCAAAGCCCAAGCACCCAAAGGCATTTTGCTTTGGGGGCCACCGGGAACGGGGAAAACCTTATTGGCGAAAGCCGTTGCATCTCAGGCGCGAGCCAATTTTATTAGTATTAATGGCCCAGAATTGTTGAGTAAATGGGTGGGAGCCAGTGAACAAGCGGTACGGGAGTTATTTGCCAAAGCTCGTCAAGCTGCGCCTTGTGTGGTATTTATTGATGAAATTGATACCTTAGCTCCAGCAAGAGGCCGTTATAGCGGGGATTCTGGGGTGAGTGACCGAGTTGTGGGACAAATTTTGACCGAGTTAGATGGATTGCAAACGGGGGCGACGATTTTGGTGATTGGGGCTACAAACCGCCCGGATGCCTTAGACCCAGCCTTATTACGGGCGGGACGGTTAGATTTACAGTTAAAAGTGGATTTACCGAGTGCTTCTAGTCGTTTAGCAATTTTACAAGTCCATAACGATGAACGTCCTTTACAGGAGGTGGATTTAGCGTATTGGGCTGAAGCAACGGAAGGCTGGAATGGGGCGGATTTAGCATTATTATGTAACCAAGCCGCACTGGTAGCCATTCGTCGTTATCGACATCAGGGAATGACTGACCCGACTGAAATTCGGATTACAACGGGTGATTTTAATGCGGCTTATCAAGTGTTAGTTGAACAGCGTGCAACTTAA
- a CDS encoding ArsA family ATPase, whose translation MINFHPVNNILNPYDTRHLVMFSGKGGVGKTTLSCGFARRWAKLFPDEQILLISTDPAHSLGDILQTQVLDQALPLKDLPNLKVRALDAGKLLLEFKEKYGKFLELLVERGSFVEGEDLTPVWDLDWPGLDEIMGLLEIQRLLTEKIVDRIVVDMAPSGHTLNLLGIKDFLEIILNSLELFQEKHRVISQTFVKSYNADEVDDFLIKMKSELTEGKQLLQDASFTVCLVVAIAEPMSLLETERLLKSLQHLNIPCGSLFINRILSPSNLNLDRYSEQQELLSKFLQLPGQDAIFTLPQQSTEPLGGEALDLIMSQIQTLDTVELVPPPPIQWPEKILPSFSDFIAEKRQLIIIGGKGGVGKTTVAAALGWGLSHRYPEKNIRIISIDPAHSLGDAFGEKLGHQPTQLTTNLSGQEVDADIVLEKFRDDYLWELAEMISGEGKEDSDIKLAYTPEAWRQIVAQSLPGIDEMLSLVTIMDLLDQKQQDLIILDTAPTGHLLRFLEMPTALGEWLAWIFKLWMKYQNVLGRLDLMGRLRTLRQQVMQAQKKLKNPQHTEFIGILQAQDAIVAEQVRLTASLKKMGVYQRYIVQNRYHTDEEIDRDLFPDQTLIRLPSLPRSVAPLARVQGAADLLF comes from the coding sequence ATGATTAACTTTCACCCTGTAAACAACATTCTTAACCCTTATGACACTCGCCATTTAGTCATGTTTAGTGGCAAAGGAGGAGTGGGAAAAACCACCCTTTCCTGTGGATTTGCTCGTCGTTGGGCTAAATTATTTCCTGATGAACAAATCCTATTAATCTCAACAGATCCAGCCCATTCTTTAGGAGATATCTTACAAACACAAGTCTTAGATCAAGCATTACCTTTAAAAGACTTACCAAATTTAAAGGTTAGAGCGTTAGATGCGGGAAAATTACTATTAGAATTTAAAGAAAAATATGGAAAATTTTTAGAACTCTTAGTTGAACGAGGTAGCTTTGTTGAAGGCGAAGATTTAACCCCTGTTTGGGATTTAGACTGGCCCGGTTTAGATGAAATTATGGGGTTATTAGAAATTCAACGATTACTCACTGAAAAAATAGTTGATCGAATTGTTGTTGATATGGCTCCTTCCGGTCATACCTTAAATTTATTAGGAATTAAAGATTTTTTAGAGATTATTTTAAATTCTTTAGAATTATTTCAAGAAAAACATCGAGTCATTTCCCAAACCTTTGTAAAATCTTACAATGCGGATGAAGTGGATGACTTTTTGATCAAAATGAAATCGGAATTAACTGAAGGAAAACAACTATTGCAAGATGCCAGTTTCACCGTTTGTTTAGTCGTGGCAATTGCAGAACCGATGAGTTTATTAGAAACCGAACGATTACTCAAGAGTTTGCAGCACTTAAATATTCCCTGCGGTAGTTTATTTATCAATCGAATTTTATCCCCATCAAACCTAAACTTAGATCGCTATAGCGAACAACAAGAACTTCTGAGTAAATTCCTTCAACTTCCGGGTCAAGATGCCATTTTTACCCTTCCCCAACAATCAACAGAACCTCTAGGGGGTGAAGCTTTAGATCTAATCATGAGCCAAATTCAAACCCTTGACACTGTAGAATTAGTTCCCCCACCTCCTATCCAATGGCCCGAAAAAATTCTCCCTAGTTTTAGCGATTTTATTGCTGAAAAACGTCAATTAATTATCATTGGAGGAAAAGGAGGTGTAGGTAAAACAACCGTTGCGGCTGCCCTGGGTTGGGGATTATCCCATCGTTATCCTGAGAAAAATATTCGGATAATTTCTATTGATCCAGCCCATTCTTTAGGAGATGCCTTTGGGGAAAAATTAGGACATCAACCCACACAATTAACCACCAATTTAAGTGGTCAAGAAGTCGATGCCGATATCGTTTTAGAAAAATTTCGGGATGATTATTTATGGGAACTGGCAGAAATGATTAGTGGCGAAGGTAAAGAAGACAGCGACATCAAACTCGCTTATACTCCCGAAGCTTGGCGACAAATTGTAGCTCAATCCTTACCCGGAATTGATGAAATGTTATCGTTAGTAACGATCATGGATTTATTAGACCAGAAACAACAAGATCTAATTATTTTAGATACCGCTCCTACCGGTCATCTTCTGCGTTTTTTAGAAATGCCAACCGCTTTAGGGGAGTGGTTAGCTTGGATTTTTAAGCTGTGGATGAAGTATCAAAATGTATTAGGGCGTTTAGATTTAATGGGGCGATTGCGAACCTTAAGACAACAAGTGATGCAAGCCCAGAAAAAACTAAAAAATCCCCAACATACAGAATTTATTGGGATTCTCCAAGCCCAAGATGCCATTGTTGCCGAACAAGTTCGATTAACAGCATCTTTGAAAAAAATGGGAGTCTATCAACGCTATATCGTGCAGAACCGTTATCACACGGATGAGGAAATTGATCGGGATTTATTCCCGGATCAAACTCTGATTCGCTTACCCAGTTTACCTCGGTCAGTGGCACCTCTGGCCCGAGTTCAAGGGGCTGCCGATCTTCTGTTTTAA
- a CDS encoding GvpL/GvpF family gas vesicle protein, translated as MKLYNLYTYAFLKTPKQILKLPVGIASPVLLMASGKISALVEPDVCLDALQKDNERLIQAVLSHDRVICELFQQTTVLPLRFGTSFLEGDNLLDHLGSNSEEYQKKLQQLQGKGEYILKCIPRKLEEPVLGSEMTGRQYFLVKKQHYQTQQNFYILQATEWQKVVHLVTDQYQSTIINACPGAESRIYLLVPCQDEPFLTNHFLNWQKVCPRWELQLGQVSPPYHFI; from the coding sequence ATGAAATTATATAATTTATATACTTACGCTTTTTTAAAAACTCCAAAACAGATCTTGAAATTACCTGTTGGAATTGCCAGCCCAGTCTTACTGATGGCTTCAGGAAAAATCTCGGCTCTAGTAGAACCAGACGTCTGTTTAGATGCCTTACAAAAGGATAATGAACGCTTAATTCAAGCTGTTTTATCCCATGATCGTGTCATCTGCGAATTGTTTCAGCAAACGACAGTTTTGCCCTTACGTTTTGGCACGTCTTTTTTAGAGGGAGACAATTTACTTGATCATCTCGGTTCTAATAGCGAAGAATACCAAAAAAAGCTCCAACAACTCCAAGGAAAAGGGGAATATATTTTAAAATGTATTCCTCGTAAGTTAGAGGAACCTGTTTTAGGTTCTGAGATGACGGGAAGACAATATTTTTTAGTTAAAAAACAGCACTATCAAACCCAACAAAACTTTTATATTCTGCAAGCAACAGAATGGCAAAAGGTCGTTCATTTAGTTACCGATCAGTATCAATCAACGATTATCAATGCTTGTCCAGGAGCAGAATCACGAATTTATCTTTTAGTGCCTTGTCAAGATGAACCTTTCCTAACTAATCATTTCTTGAATTGGCAGAAAGTTTGTCCCCGTTGGGAATTGCAATTAGGACAAGTTTCTCCACCCTATCACTTTATTTAA
- a CDS encoding gas vesicle protein — MTSNRVKGPIKPKISTMPRNKSEASQQLELYKLITEKQRIQKELQLMEQRLQQLKNRLTVLNHQIDSTEQTIQDLRQANPTIPKMLHPSKPIAQSSNFQAFYLEY; from the coding sequence ATGACAAGCAATCGTGTTAAAGGCCCAATCAAACCTAAAATCAGCACCATGCCTCGGAATAAATCTGAAGCATCTCAGCAACTTGAATTGTATAAGTTGATTACTGAAAAACAGCGTATCCAAAAAGAATTACAATTGATGGAGCAGCGACTTCAACAGTTAAAAAATCGTCTCACGGTTCTGAATCATCAAATCGATAGTACAGAACAGACTATTCAAGATTTACGCCAAGCTAATCCCACTATACCTAAAATGCTTCATCCTTCTAAACCGATTGCTCAGTCTTCTAATTTCCAAGCCTTTTACCTGGAATATTAA
- a CDS encoding gas vesicle protein GvpG, which yields MFLDLLCFPVTGPLNGLIWIGEKIEERANTEYDDTENLHKLLLSLQLAYDMGNISEEEFEIQEEELLLKIQALEEESVEN from the coding sequence ATGTTTCTTGATCTTTTATGCTTTCCTGTTACCGGGCCCCTGAATGGCTTAATCTGGATCGGAGAGAAAATTGAAGAGCGTGCAAATACGGAATATGATGACACTGAAAATTTGCACAAATTATTATTATCATTACAACTAGCTTATGATATGGGCAACATTTCCGAGGAAGAGTTTGAAATTCAGGAAGAAGAACTTTTATTAAAAATTCAGGCTTTAGAAGAAGAGTCTGTAGAGAACTAG
- a CDS encoding GvpL/GvpF family gas vesicle protein codes for MATGLYLYGIFADQIPDEMVWEGIDHELVHSEVIEGFSFLYSVVHKEKYLASRRYLICHEKVLENVMEAGFHTLLPLRFGLVVKTWETVIEQLIIPYQNQLKELFTKLSGKREVSIKIFWDSPSELKRILECNQELKKQRDDMLGKTLTMEEIIYIGQRIENSLYQCKQEIVQVFRDQLNHCAQEVVENEPMMDDMIYNTAYLIPWDQESEFSQKVEAIDQQFGDRLRIRYNNLTAPYTFAQLM; via the coding sequence ATGGCTACGGGTCTTTATTTATATGGAATATTTGCCGATCAGATTCCTGACGAAATGGTTTGGGAAGGGATTGATCATGAACTCGTTCACAGTGAAGTCATTGAAGGATTTAGTTTTCTCTACTCTGTTGTTCATAAAGAGAAATATTTGGCTTCCCGTCGCTATCTAATCTGTCATGAAAAAGTCCTAGAAAACGTAATGGAAGCAGGGTTCCATACTTTGCTACCATTGCGTTTTGGATTGGTTGTGAAAACCTGGGAAACGGTGATAGAACAATTGATTATCCCTTATCAGAATCAACTCAAAGAGTTATTTACCAAATTGTCAGGAAAACGAGAAGTTAGCATTAAGATTTTTTGGGATAGCCCGTCTGAATTAAAAAGAATTCTCGAGTGTAATCAGGAGTTAAAAAAACAACGGGATGATATGCTCGGCAAAACGTTAACGATGGAAGAAATTATCTATATTGGTCAAAGGATTGAAAACAGCTTATACCAATGTAAACAAGAAATTGTTCAGGTCTTTCGAGATCAATTAAATCACTGTGCTCAAGAGGTTGTAGAAAACGAGCCGATGATGGATGACATGATTTACAATACGGCTTATTTAATTCCTTGGGATCAAGAATCTGAATTTAGTCAGAAAGTTGAAGCGATCGATCAACAATTTGGCGATCGCTTGCGAATTCGCTACAACAATTTAACAGCACCTTATACCTTTGCTCAACTCATGTAA
- a CDS encoding gas vesicle protein K gives MTLVCTPCDTAHEILPTSETTHSKGGLAPLLLTVVELVRQLLEAQIIRRMEEGRILSEADLDRAAESLQKLQEQILHLCAIFEVDPKDLNINLGEFGTLLPSPGSYYPGEYSASPSILELVDRLLNTGVVVEGNVDLGLAKLDLIHLKLRLVLTSQPL, from the coding sequence ATGACACTTGTTTGCACACCTTGTGATACTGCCCATGAGATCTTACCGACTTCTGAAACAACTCATAGTAAAGGGGGTTTAGCACCTTTACTGTTAACGGTGGTAGAACTGGTACGTCAACTGTTAGAAGCTCAAATCATTCGCCGCATGGAAGAAGGCAGAATTCTCAGCGAAGCTGATTTAGATAGAGCCGCAGAAAGTTTGCAAAAATTACAAGAGCAAATTCTCCATTTGTGTGCAATTTTTGAAGTCGATCCGAAAGATTTGAATATCAATCTTGGAGAATTTGGTACGCTTTTACCCTCCCCAGGAAGCTATTACCCTGGAGAATATAGCGCCAGTCCTTCTATATTAGAATTGGTTGATCGACTTTTAAATACTGGAGTTGTTGTAGAAGGAAATGTCGATTTAGGTTTAGCCAAACTTGATTTAATTCATCTAAAGCTTCGTTTAGTGCTAACTTCTCAGCCCCTTTAA
- a CDS encoding gas vesicle protein, producing MTSSTFAPPIKSHSNSSITTATQGSSLADILERVLDKGIVIAGDISVAIASTELLHIRIRLLIASVDKAREIGINWWESDPYLNSQSQALLTENQELSQRLQSLEAELKALKSLTQSSAIESHDTSPNNEKHSQKPNNSLLKS from the coding sequence GTGACTTCCTCCACTTTTGCTCCCCCCATCAAAAGCCACTCAAATAGCTCCATAACAACGGCTACTCAAGGTTCTAGTTTAGCGGATATCCTTGAACGAGTTTTAGATAAAGGAATTGTGATTGCTGGCGATATTTCTGTGGCAATCGCTTCTACTGAACTTCTACATATCCGCATTCGTCTATTAATTGCCTCTGTTGATAAAGCACGGGAGATTGGAATTAATTGGTGGGAAAGTGATCCCTATCTTAATAGTCAATCTCAAGCTTTATTAACAGAAAATCAAGAACTTTCACAGCGACTCCAGAGCTTAGAAGCTGAACTTAAAGCCTTAAAATCCTTAACCCAATCGAGTGCAATAGAAAGCCATGATACCAGTCCGAACAATGAAAAACATTCCCAAAAGCCAAACAATTCTTTGCTTAAGTCCTAA
- the gvpN gene encoding gas vesicle protein GvpN translates to MTVAEPQTRRSVLRVRPGQFVVTPSIHQITTRALRYLHSGFSIHLRGPAGTGKTTLAMHLANCLARPVMLIFGDDDFTSSDLIGSQSGYTHKKLMDNYIHSVLKVEDELKHNWVDSRLTMACREGFTLVYDEFNRSRPEVNNVLLSALEEKILTLPPTSNQPDYLQVHSQFRAIFTSNPEEYCGVHATQDALMDRLVTINMPEPDELTQTEILAQKTGISREDALFIVNLVKTFRLKTTAEKTSGLRSCLMIAKVCAEHEIVATPNHADFRDICADVLLSRTNLPIDQSTTILWEILNENPTESLPVVEETGSPNASALPPDALKEHEQKIYNYLQQTRKASFHEIYKTLNLKQNQAEKAVRSLLQKKLLKQQDQFYILFE, encoded by the coding sequence ATGACAGTTGCTGAACCTCAAACAAGAAGATCCGTCCTCCGCGTTCGCCCTGGTCAATTTGTCGTCACACCTTCAATTCATCAAATTACAACCCGGGCTTTACGTTACCTGCACTCTGGTTTTTCCATTCATCTGCGTGGCCCTGCCGGAACCGGAAAAACCACACTAGCCATGCACCTGGCCAATTGTTTAGCTAGACCCGTCATGCTAATTTTCGGAGATGATGACTTCACCAGTTCCGATTTAATTGGCTCTCAGTCAGGTTATACCCACAAAAAACTGATGGATAACTATATCCACAGCGTTCTCAAAGTTGAGGACGAGCTCAAACATAATTGGGTGGATTCTCGATTGACGATGGCCTGTCGAGAAGGATTTACGTTAGTTTATGATGAATTTAACCGTTCTCGACCCGAAGTCAACAACGTTTTACTCTCCGCCTTAGAAGAAAAAATTCTAACCCTGCCGCCCACTAGCAATCAACCCGATTACCTGCAAGTCCATTCTCAGTTTCGGGCAATTTTTACCTCTAACCCGGAAGAATATTGTGGCGTTCATGCTACCCAAGATGCCTTAATGGATCGGTTGGTAACCATTAATATGCCAGAACCGGATGAACTGACTCAGACTGAAATTCTCGCCCAAAAAACGGGTATTTCTCGAGAAGATGCGTTATTTATTGTCAACCTCGTCAAAACTTTCCGTCTGAAAACTACGGCTGAAAAAACATCAGGTTTGCGTTCTTGTTTAATGATTGCCAAAGTCTGCGCCGAACACGAGATTGTTGCCACCCCCAATCACGCAGATTTCCGCGATATTTGTGCAGATGTTCTCTTATCACGGACTAATTTACCCATCGATCAATCGACAACTATTTTATGGGAAATTCTTAACGAGAATCCAACAGAATCCTTACCTGTTGTAGAAGAAACGGGTAGTCCAAATGCCAGTGCGTTACCTCCTGATGCTTTAAAGGAACATGAACAGAAAATTTATAATTATTTGCAGCAAACCCGCAAAGCCAGCTTTCATGAAATTTACAAAACTTTAAACCTCAAGCAAAATCAAGCAGAAAAAGCTGTTCGTTCTTTACTGCAAAAGAAATTGTTGAAACAACAAGACCAGTTTTATATTCTTTTTGAGTGA
- the gvpC gene encoding gas vesicle protein GvpC, with protein MTALMEKFRQERLSVVEEVAELRQETQAFLSATQVKRQQQAEEQAISLRQFHKKLKQENRVFLTAIQKERLSQAKKQAISLSQFHKKLKQENRVFLTAIQKERLAQAKQQKQDLRQFRQELSIYVFGK; from the coding sequence ATGACTGCTCTCATGGAAAAATTCCGACAGGAGCGTTTATCTGTTGTAGAAGAAGTGGCTGAACTCCGCCAAGAGACTCAAGCTTTTCTGTCGGCTACCCAAGTTAAAAGACAACAACAAGCTGAAGAGCAAGCGATTTCCCTGCGTCAATTTCACAAAAAATTGAAACAAGAAAATCGGGTGTTTTTAACAGCTATCCAAAAAGAACGTCTGTCTCAAGCCAAGAAACAAGCGATTTCTCTAAGTCAATTCCACAAAAAATTGAAACAAGAAAATCGGGTGTTTTTAACAGCTATCCAAAAAGAACGTCTAGCTCAAGCGAAGCAGCAAAAACAAGATTTGCGCCAATTTCGCCAAGAGTTGTCTATCTATGTTTTTGGAAAATAA
- the gvpA gene encoding gas vesicle structural protein GvpA, translating to MAVEKTNSSSSLAEVIDRILDKGIVIDAWARVSLVGIELLAIEARVVIASVETYLKYAEAVGLTQSAAVPA from the coding sequence ATGGCTGTCGAAAAAACAAATTCTTCCTCTAGTTTAGCTGAAGTTATTGATCGCATTCTTGATAAAGGGATTGTTATTGATGCTTGGGCTCGTGTCTCTCTTGTGGGAATTGAACTGTTAGCAATTGAAGCCCGCGTCGTTATCGCTTCTGTTGAAACCTACCTGAAATATGCTGAAGCCGTTGGTCTGACTCAATCTGCTGCGGTTCCTGCCTAA